The Solibacillus sp. FSL W7-1436 genome window below encodes:
- the dnaG gene encoding DNA primase, which produces MAGKIPEHVIEQIRSQSDIVDVISDYMQLTKRGRNYFGLCPFHGEQTPSFSVSSDKQIFHCFGCGAGGNAITFVMDMEHLSFPDALIKLSQRAGIPLEMELSTEQSVSNSPISKKEQQMREAHTFAVEFYHHILMNTEDGEPALNYLLDRGFTREQIETHQIGWALPNWDTLSILLERKGYDLEEMAESGLIIRKESDDSYFDRFRGRIMFPIRDENGKTIAFSGRILNSDGEDAKYLNSPETPIFHKSQVLYNLDKARASIRKSRQVILMEGFIDVLAANQAGIYNAVATMGTSLTPQHITKLKRLVQQITICYDGDNAGFEAAKRAAQMLHQEQIKVEVAVLPDKLDPDEYIRKNGQEAFKNQIIEKPHAYIAFMMMHAKRGKNFQFENDTLQYIQEVLETLKNNTSPTERDLYIRQLANETNISQEAISTQLRKMVADNVKEQKREQKMVVEPTPLLQRERKKDATDRAESILLAHMLHDVNIVNKVLREGNNEPFIHEEYLSVFVRLIGFYEEYEMADFHRFVEVLDDHDLRKIVMDAALLERDPDNGEAEIIDCLKQIEKRRLELKIEQLKHDQKEAEKMHEHRRALEIAQQIIALNRKIKMGV; this is translated from the coding sequence GTGGCTGGAAAAATACCCGAACATGTGATTGAACAAATTCGCTCGCAGTCCGATATAGTCGATGTCATTAGCGACTATATGCAGTTAACGAAAAGAGGGCGCAACTATTTTGGATTATGTCCATTCCATGGTGAGCAAACACCCTCTTTTTCCGTATCCAGCGATAAACAGATATTTCACTGTTTTGGCTGTGGGGCAGGAGGAAACGCCATTACTTTTGTAATGGATATGGAACATCTGTCGTTTCCGGATGCACTCATTAAACTAAGTCAGCGTGCGGGAATCCCGCTTGAAATGGAACTGTCGACAGAACAATCGGTGTCGAATTCGCCCATTTCAAAAAAAGAGCAGCAAATGCGAGAGGCTCATACGTTTGCAGTGGAGTTTTATCATCATATTTTAATGAATACAGAAGATGGCGAACCTGCATTAAATTATTTGCTTGATAGAGGATTTACACGTGAGCAAATCGAAACACATCAGATAGGATGGGCGTTGCCGAATTGGGACACGCTGTCGATCTTACTGGAGCGCAAAGGATACGATCTTGAAGAAATGGCAGAAAGCGGTCTGATCATTCGTAAAGAAAGTGATGACAGCTACTTTGACCGTTTCCGGGGAAGGATAATGTTTCCTATCCGGGATGAAAACGGGAAAACGATTGCATTCTCAGGCAGGATTTTAAATTCCGATGGCGAAGATGCTAAGTACTTAAATAGTCCTGAAACGCCGATCTTCCATAAAAGTCAAGTACTTTATAATTTGGATAAGGCGCGGGCATCTATTCGTAAATCAAGACAAGTAATTTTAATGGAAGGCTTTATTGATGTTTTAGCAGCAAACCAGGCAGGTATATACAATGCTGTAGCAACGATGGGTACGTCTCTGACGCCCCAGCATATTACAAAGCTCAAACGCTTAGTTCAGCAAATTACGATTTGCTATGATGGTGATAATGCTGGTTTTGAGGCCGCCAAGCGTGCTGCACAAATGCTTCATCAAGAACAGATTAAAGTTGAGGTCGCTGTTTTACCAGATAAACTTGATCCGGATGAATATATTCGTAAAAACGGACAAGAGGCATTTAAAAATCAAATAATAGAAAAGCCGCACGCCTATATTGCATTTATGATGATGCATGCGAAACGCGGCAAAAATTTTCAATTTGAAAATGACACACTTCAATACATTCAGGAAGTTCTGGAAACATTAAAAAATAATACTTCTCCAACCGAACGTGATTTATACATTCGTCAATTGGCAAATGAAACAAATATTTCCCAAGAGGCGATTAGCACCCAATTAAGAAAAATGGTCGCGGATAATGTAAAAGAGCAGAAACGCGAACAGAAAATGGTGGTAGAACCAACACCTCTTCTCCAAAGGGAGCGGAAAAAAGACGCAACAGACCGTGCGGAAAGTATACTTTTAGCGCATATGTTGCATGATGTAAATATTGTGAATAAAGTTCTCAGAGAGGGAAACAACGAACCTTTCATCCATGAGGAATATTTATCCGTATTTGTTCGTTTAATTGGTTTTTACGAAGAATATGAAATGGCTGATTTCCATCGATTCGTCGAAGTGTTGGATGATCATGATTTACGAAAAATCGTGATGGATGCTGCATTACTTGAACGTGACCCTGATAATGGTGAAGCGGAGATAATTGATTGTTTAAAGCAAATCGAAAAACGCCGATTAGAACTAAAGATTGAACAATTGAAGCACGATCAAAAAGAGGCAGAAAAAATGCATGAACATAGACGAGCACTTGAGATTGCCCAACAGATAATTGCATTGAATAGAAAGATAAAAATGGGCGTTTAA